The DNA sequence ACCCGTTATGTTCTGCCGAGCCTCGGTGCCGATGCTCTGGCACCTGGCCGGCTATGCTCTACGCCGCCGGCACCACGCTGACCGCCCGGCGGCCCTTTCCCTGCCATTCGAACTTCACCATGCCGTCGACGAGCGCGAACAGCGTGTCGTCGCGGCCGCGGCCCACGTTGCGGCCCGCGTGAATGCGGGTGCCGCGCTGGCGGACGATGATGCTCCCGGCCGGCACCTGCTCGTTGGCATAGCGCTTCACGCCGAGGTACTTCGGCCCGGAGTCGCGCCCGTTGCGGCTGCTGCCGACGCCCTTCTTATGCGCCATGACCGGTCTCCATCACGTATGCCGCGTCACGCTTCTCGCTATTCACTTCTCACCCCAGGTCCACGGCTTCGATCTGGATCTCCGTGAAGCCCTGCCGGTGGCCCTGTTTGCGCGCGTAGTTCTTGCGGCGCTTCATCTTGAAGACGATGATCTTCTTGTCCTTGCCGTGGCGCACGACCTCGGCCGTGACCGTGGCACCCTTCAGCACCGGCGTGCCGGCCCGCACGG is a window from the Gemmatimonadales bacterium genome containing:
- the rplU gene encoding 50S ribosomal protein L21, producing the protein MYAIFRTAGKQFRAEPGRKLHIPSLAAEPGAKLTFDEVLLGSDGKTVRAGTPVLKGATVTAEVVRHGKDKKIIVFKMKRRKNYARKQGHRQGFTEIQIEAVDLG
- the rpmA gene encoding 50S ribosomal protein L27 gives rise to the protein MAHKKGVGSSRNGRDSGPKYLGVKRYANEQVPAGSIIVRQRGTRIHAGRNVGRGRDDTLFALVDGMVKFEWQGKGRRAVSVVPAA